From Paenibacillus sp. GP183, one genomic window encodes:
- a CDS encoding diacylglycerol kinase, which produces MRKRARLIYNPTSGREEMKKRLPDILQRLERGGLETSTHATIGEGDATMAAARAVDDGFDIVIAAGGDGTLCEVINGIAEKSYRPQLGILPLGTTNDFARALNIPRNWDQACDLIVKRHTMNIDVGKLNNRYFINIAGGGSMTELTYEVPSKLKTMIGQLAYYMKGIEKLPRLRPIELYIKSKEKTLHEEVMLFLISNSTSVAGFEKLSPDASMNDGLFDVLILKRCNLAEFIRVVSMALRGEHMNDPNVIYFQTKKIEVNSPDYVQLNLDGEFGGTLPCIVTNLQNHLQVIVDGTGQSSYKKTQTLMETFIKPFGNNNGEDVEQESGK; this is translated from the coding sequence ATGCGTAAAAGAGCAAGGCTGATCTACAATCCGACCTCAGGGCGGGAAGAAATGAAGAAGCGTCTACCCGATATCCTGCAGCGGCTGGAGCGGGGGGGTCTCGAAACCTCAACCCATGCGACCATTGGAGAAGGAGACGCAACCATGGCAGCGGCCAGAGCAGTCGACGACGGCTTCGATATCGTGATCGCGGCGGGCGGAGATGGCACACTCTGTGAAGTGATCAACGGCATAGCCGAGAAAAGCTACCGCCCGCAGCTGGGCATCCTTCCGCTGGGGACGACGAACGATTTTGCCAGAGCCTTGAATATCCCGCGAAATTGGGACCAAGCCTGTGATCTTATAGTGAAGCGGCATACGATGAATATCGATGTGGGGAAGCTGAACAATCGGTATTTTATCAATATCGCCGGGGGCGGCTCCATGACAGAGCTAACGTATGAGGTGCCCAGCAAGCTGAAGACGATGATCGGCCAGTTGGCATATTATATGAAGGGGATTGAGAAGCTCCCTCGGCTGAGGCCTATTGAGCTGTATATCAAATCCAAGGAAAAGACGCTGCATGAAGAAGTGATGCTGTTTCTTATTTCCAACAGTACCTCGGTAGCAGGGTTCGAGAAGCTTTCTCCGGATGCGAGCATGAACGATGGGCTTTTTGATGTGCTTATCCTGAAGCGCTGCAACCTGGCGGAATTCATCCGTGTTGTCTCCATGGCGCTGCGCGGTGAGCATATGAATGACCCTAATGTGATCTATTTTCAGACCAAGAAAATTGAAGTTAATTCGCCTGACTATGTCCAGCTTAATCTGGACGGGGAGTTCGGCGGAACGCTGCCGTGCATCGTCACCAATCTGCAGAACCACCTGCAGGTGATCGTGGATGGAACCGGGCAGTCGTCGTATAAAAAGACGCAGACGCTGATGGAGACTTTTATCAAGCCGTTTGGCAATAATAATGGGGAAGATGTGGAGCAAGAGTCGGGGAAGTAA
- a CDS encoding class III extradiol ring-cleavage dioxygenase, whose protein sequence is MLPSLFIAHGAPSLAIEQHPYTEFLRDLGQELPRPKAIVIFSAHWESQVQQISSVSRYETIYDFYGFPEELYQMTYPAKGDITISMEIQRLFSEEGIQCELDDHRGLDHGAWAPLSLLYPAADIPVVELSVNPGLIPEEYYRIGKALEPLRENDILIIGSGGTVHNLLKLDWSNESAQSWAVAFDEWLDEQLETWNTDALFEYESRAPHAAEAVPTTEHFVPMILALGSADESHNARLVHRSYQMGSLSLSCWEFGAADEINV, encoded by the coding sequence ATGCTACCCTCGTTATTTATCGCGCATGGTGCGCCCTCGCTGGCAATCGAGCAGCATCCTTACACGGAGTTTTTGCGAGACTTGGGGCAAGAGCTTCCAAGGCCGAAGGCCATTGTGATTTTCAGCGCACATTGGGAAAGTCAGGTTCAACAGATCAGCAGCGTGAGCCGGTATGAAACGATTTATGACTTTTATGGATTTCCCGAGGAGCTGTATCAGATGACTTATCCGGCCAAAGGGGATATAACAATCAGTATGGAGATTCAGCGTTTGTTTTCGGAGGAAGGGATTCAATGTGAATTGGATGATCACCGCGGGTTGGATCATGGGGCCTGGGCTCCGCTGTCTCTTTTGTATCCGGCAGCAGATATTCCCGTTGTGGAGCTTTCTGTGAATCCCGGATTAATTCCTGAAGAATATTACAGGATTGGCAAGGCTTTAGAGCCGCTTCGCGAGAACGATATCCTCATCATTGGCAGCGGAGGAACTGTGCACAATTTGCTCAAATTGGATTGGAGTAATGAGTCTGCGCAAAGCTGGGCTGTTGCTTTTGATGAATGGCTGGATGAGCAATTGGAAACCTGGAACACGGACGCGCTGTTCGAATATGAGAGCAGAGCCCCTCATGCGGCTGAAGCAGTACCGACGACTGAGCATTTTGTGCCGATGATATTGGCACTCGGTTCTGCGGATGAGTCACATAATGCGAGGCTGGTGCACAGGTCTTATCAGATGGGTTCGCTCAGCTTGAGCTGTTGGGAATTTGGTGCAGCCGATGAAATAAATGTGTAA
- a CDS encoding NAD-dependent epimerase/dehydratase family protein codes for MNVLVTGGAGFIGSNIVDSLIDEGYHTGVVDNISTGFRGNVNPRAEFFEMDIANPLLSEVFASFKPELVIHHAAQIDVRRSILHPEQDAAANIMGTLKLLEMSRTYEVRKIIYASSAAVYGAPQFLGITEDHPKKPQSFYGVSKLAVEPYIDVYSQLYGLDYTILRYANVYGMRQDPRGEGGVVSIFIDKLLRGESPMIYGSGEQTRDFIYIKDVVRANLAAIDHGAKTIVNIGTNRQTSTNDLLKLLTLVMGEQVHPIYQKSRAGDIEHSRLDNSLAKEVLKWEPRYSLMRGLEETFAYYKND; via the coding sequence ATGAATGTTCTAGTGACCGGCGGAGCGGGATTTATTGGCTCCAATATCGTAGATTCATTGATAGATGAAGGTTATCATACGGGAGTTGTCGATAATATAAGCACGGGATTTCGAGGGAATGTGAACCCTCGGGCTGAATTTTTTGAGATGGATATAGCAAATCCGCTTTTAAGCGAGGTCTTTGCATCATTTAAGCCGGAGCTTGTCATTCACCATGCAGCCCAAATAGATGTTCGCAGGTCCATTCTCCATCCGGAACAGGACGCCGCTGCTAATATTATGGGAACCCTCAAGCTGCTGGAGATGAGTCGTACATATGAAGTTCGCAAAATCATTTATGCTTCTTCCGCAGCCGTATATGGAGCGCCTCAATTCCTGGGTATTACGGAGGATCACCCGAAGAAGCCGCAATCCTTTTACGGAGTTTCCAAGCTTGCAGTGGAGCCTTACATCGATGTCTATTCGCAGCTTTATGGCTTGGATTATACGATTCTCAGGTACGCCAACGTCTATGGCATGAGACAGGATCCAAGGGGAGAAGGCGGCGTGGTATCGATTTTTATCGATAAGCTTTTGCGCGGAGAATCGCCGATGATTTATGGGAGCGGAGAGCAAACAAGGGATTTTATTTACATCAAGGATGTTGTCCGGGCTAATCTTGCCGCCATAGATCATGGAGCGAAAACCATCGTTAACATAGGAACGAATCGACAAACCAGCACGAATGATTTACTTAAGCTGCTAACTCTAGTAATGGGAGAGCAGGTACATCCTATCTATCAGAAAAGCCGAGCAGGAGATATCGAGCATAGCAGATTGGATAATAGCTTGGCCAAAGAGGTGCTTAAGTGGGAGCCGCGATATTCACTTATGAGAGGTTTGGAGGAAACCTTTGCTTATTACAAGAATGATTAG
- a CDS encoding NUDIX hydrolase, with amino-acid sequence MEVKFCLSCGTALETREISSVQRKACPGCNFIHWGDYSIGVGAIISRDGKFLLVRRAENPGKGLWTNPGGYIEQHEQIHDTIKREVLEESGIEAVVTNIIALRDQPRNIHNIYIAFEMEYVGGEPTPDGVEVDAAGFFSFEEMETLPVAKFTSWLIDCARHAESKGLHRDPKPVFPFEGDDLFRA; translated from the coding sequence ATGGAAGTTAAGTTTTGTTTATCCTGCGGTACTGCATTAGAAACTCGAGAGATTTCCTCCGTCCAGCGAAAGGCATGTCCAGGCTGCAATTTTATCCATTGGGGAGACTATAGCATTGGTGTAGGAGCCATTATTTCGAGAGACGGGAAATTTTTACTTGTGCGTAGAGCCGAGAATCCCGGAAAAGGATTATGGACCAACCCCGGAGGATACATCGAGCAGCACGAGCAGATCCATGATACGATCAAGAGGGAAGTTTTGGAGGAATCAGGTATCGAAGCGGTAGTCACGAATATTATAGCTCTTCGGGATCAACCAAGGAATATTCATAATATTTATATCGCTTTCGAGATGGAGTATGTAGGTGGAGAACCAACGCCGGATGGGGTTGAGGTGGATGCGGCGGGTTTTTTCAGCTTCGAGGAAATGGAAACGCTGCCTGTGGCAAAATTCACCAGTTGGCTGATCGATTGTGCGAGACATGCGGAGTCCAAGGGGCTGCATCGAGATCCAAAACCGGTGTTTCCTTTTGAAGGAGACGATTTATTTCGAGCTTAA
- a CDS encoding MarR family winged helix-turn-helix transcriptional regulator, giving the protein MTSIKYVYILVIMREKNKLSQNSMETPDYAATCACFNLRKASRVITSLYDDYMRPAGLRSTQVMLLMALEKAGPVTVMRLSDFLLLDRTTLTRDLKLLERQGLVSITEGEDRRRRYIALTPEGRVMLSSALPLWEQAQTHVRMNMGDDRYEALLGNLSDVVKLNRKA; this is encoded by the coding sequence TTGACATCGATTAAATATGTGTATATACTCGTAATTATGAGAGAAAAAAATAAACTATCGCAAAATTCAATGGAAACACCCGATTATGCAGCAACATGTGCTTGCTTTAATCTGAGGAAGGCGTCCCGGGTCATTACAAGTTTATATGACGATTATATGCGGCCGGCAGGGCTTCGTTCGACTCAGGTGATGCTGTTAATGGCACTTGAAAAAGCCGGTCCCGTTACCGTTATGCGTTTATCCGACTTTTTACTTTTGGATAGAACCACACTGACAAGAGATCTGAAGCTGCTGGAACGGCAAGGGTTAGTATCGATCACAGAAGGAGAGGACCGCAGAAGAAGGTATATCGCTCTGACCCCCGAAGGCCGGGTTATGCTTTCGAGCGCACTTCCGTTGTGGGAACAAGCGCAGACCCACGTTCGCATGAATATGGGCGATGACCGGTATGAAGCACTGCTCGGTAATTTGTCGGATGTTGTGAAATTGAACCGGAAAGCTTGA
- a CDS encoding WxL domain-containing protein, which yields MFKQIKKALPIALVGVFAVASVAFAASSGVVNGGDLVIASNTDDGVFTNANPSTVVVSGISFNGLGTIDVSTKLASKSALDYLFVADNRGKNAGFVAKVSASPLTTTVPDSTAPGKTVTVNIPADSVLTVTAVSYKPKFTTKSDLAQVPTGTLSVGAAGIDILFANKGKGAGAFVAGLNYTLTLPNYLPTGSIVTAAPESAFKNVTDVTNLGLFAGSYDTTITYSITSAP from the coding sequence ATGTTTAAACAAATCAAGAAAGCTTTACCCATTGCATTAGTAGGCGTTTTTGCTGTTGCAAGTGTCGCTTTTGCGGCTAGCTCAGGTGTTGTTAATGGAGGAGATCTGGTTATTGCCAGCAACACTGATGACGGAGTTTTTACGAATGCAAATCCATCGACTGTAGTTGTTTCAGGAATTTCTTTTAATGGCCTTGGAACCATCGATGTTAGCACAAAACTCGCTTCAAAATCGGCATTAGATTATTTATTTGTCGCTGATAACAGAGGAAAAAACGCAGGTTTCGTGGCTAAAGTGTCAGCTTCACCACTAACAACTACAGTTCCAGATTCAACTGCTCCTGGAAAAACTGTTACTGTCAACATTCCTGCTGATTCAGTATTGACAGTCACAGCCGTTAGTTACAAACCCAAGTTCACCACAAAGAGTGACTTAGCTCAAGTGCCTACTGGAACGCTCTCGGTGGGTGCTGCTGGGATAGACATCCTATTTGCCAATAAGGGTAAAGGAGCCGGAGCTTTCGTAGCTGGTCTGAATTACACTTTGACATTACCCAACTATTTGCCTACAGGATCCATCGTAACAGCTGCTCCTGAATCCGCTTTTAAAAATGTTACTGATGTTACCAATCTTGGACTTTTCGCGGGGTCTTATGACACAACCATTACATACTCCATTACTTCAGCACCGTAA
- a CDS encoding thiol-disulfide oxidoreductase DCC family protein — MDNKETSQNLSAQPSATSAQLSSVIPPDTSIILFDGVCNLCNGAVQFIILRDPQSHFMFATQQSDAGEALLQQFQIKAGKAGTIILIEGAQYFTRSTAALRIAKHLRSLWPLVYAAILIPPFLRNAVYDYIARNRYRWFGRRDQCMMPTPEMKKRFLE, encoded by the coding sequence TTGGACAATAAAGAAACATCCCAAAACCTCTCTGCTCAACCATCAGCCACGTCAGCCCAATTATCATCTGTCATTCCGCCCGATACATCCATCATCCTCTTTGATGGTGTCTGCAATCTTTGCAATGGAGCTGTGCAGTTTATTATCCTCCGTGATCCCCAGAGTCATTTCATGTTCGCGACCCAGCAATCCGATGCTGGGGAGGCGCTTTTGCAGCAATTTCAGATCAAAGCTGGTAAAGCCGGCACGATCATTCTCATAGAAGGCGCCCAATACTTCACTCGATCGACCGCCGCATTGCGAATTGCCAAACATTTACGAAGCCTCTGGCCGCTTGTATATGCCGCTATCCTGATTCCGCCATTTCTGCGCAACGCCGTCTATGATTATATTGCCCGCAATCGGTATCGTTGGTTTGGACGCAGAGATCAATGTATGATGCCTACGCCTGAAATGAAGAAGCGTTTTTTGGAATAG
- the rlmD gene encoding 23S rRNA (uracil(1939)-C(5))-methyltransferase RlmD produces the protein MSTSVPIKKNEFYEVTFEGLTHEGMGVANVDGFVIFVPGALPDEQGKIKVTKVNKGYGFGKLIELKKLSKFRIEPECTIYNQCGGCQLQHMSYEGQLEFKYKHVVDVIKRIGKINDVTIQTIIGAKNEWRYRNKAQVPVGEIEGGLVAGFYKKGSHDIINMDLCLIQQENNDAVVRIVKKVLSDEGIQPYNELTHKGLIRHIMSRYGVVTKEIMVVLVTTSKDLPSKKKIIAEIVSQIPNVKSIVLSINHKKTNVVLGDETVVLWGERYIHDCIGDIKFAISANSFFQVNPEQTKVLYDKALEYAHLTGSETVIDAYCGIGTISLFLAQRAKKVYGVEIVPQAIDDANRNTELNNITNVEFKVGKAEEIIPNWYSRGIKADVMVVDPPRKGCDSALLETILEMKPNRVVYVSCNPGTLARDLQILEDGGYKTIEIQPVDMFPHTAHVECCSLLVRKD, from the coding sequence ATGAGTACAAGCGTACCAATTAAGAAAAATGAATTTTACGAAGTTACTTTTGAAGGCCTTACTCATGAAGGAATGGGTGTAGCCAATGTTGATGGATTTGTTATTTTTGTGCCAGGTGCTTTGCCCGACGAACAAGGAAAAATAAAAGTAACAAAAGTTAATAAAGGTTACGGCTTTGGCAAATTGATTGAGTTAAAGAAATTAAGCAAATTTCGGATTGAACCGGAGTGCACAATATATAATCAATGCGGTGGATGCCAGCTTCAGCATATGAGTTATGAAGGTCAGTTAGAATTTAAATATAAACATGTAGTGGATGTAATTAAACGAATTGGTAAAATAAATGATGTAACAATTCAAACTATAATCGGAGCAAAGAATGAATGGCGTTATCGTAATAAGGCTCAAGTTCCTGTAGGTGAAATTGAAGGTGGATTAGTGGCAGGGTTCTACAAAAAGGGAAGTCATGACATTATAAATATGGATTTATGTCTGATTCAACAGGAAAATAATGATGCAGTTGTGCGTATTGTTAAAAAAGTGTTGAGTGATGAGGGGATTCAGCCGTATAACGAATTAACTCACAAAGGGTTGATAAGGCACATAATGTCACGTTATGGCGTAGTAACCAAGGAAATAATGGTCGTGCTTGTTACAACGTCAAAGGACCTTCCATCAAAAAAGAAAATTATCGCAGAAATAGTGAGTCAAATTCCAAACGTAAAATCCATTGTATTGAGTATTAATCATAAGAAGACTAATGTAGTACTTGGTGATGAAACAGTGGTCCTTTGGGGAGAAAGATATATTCATGACTGCATTGGCGACATTAAATTTGCTATATCCGCTAACTCATTCTTTCAAGTTAATCCAGAACAAACCAAAGTACTTTATGACAAAGCGCTCGAGTATGCTCATCTAACCGGTAGTGAAACAGTAATTGATGCATATTGCGGGATTGGGACTATATCTTTATTTCTTGCTCAAAGAGCCAAGAAAGTGTATGGAGTTGAAATAGTACCTCAAGCAATTGATGATGCAAATAGAAATACTGAGTTAAATAATATAACAAACGTGGAATTCAAGGTTGGAAAAGCAGAGGAAATAATTCCAAACTGGTATTCTCGAGGGATAAAGGCCGATGTTATGGTAGTTGATCCCCCACGTAAAGGCTGCGATTCTGCTTTGCTTGAAACTATCTTGGAAATGAAACCTAACCGAGTTGTGTATGTTTCCTGTAACCCAGGCACACTTGCAAGAGATCTTCAGATTCTTGAAGACGGAGGCTACAAAACAATAGAAATTCAACCAGTTGATATGTTTCCCCATACTGCCCATGTGGAGTGCTGTTCACTACTTGTAAGAAAAGACTAA
- a CDS encoding YerC/YecD family TrpR-related protein, whose translation MQLKKLNDKAIDQLFEAVLTLKDLEECYVFFDDLCTVNEIQSLSQRLEVARMLRKGSTYNQIEAETGASTATISRVKRCLNYGNDGYILTLDRLGR comes from the coding sequence ATGCAATTAAAAAAATTAAATGATAAAGCGATCGATCAGCTTTTTGAAGCGGTCTTAACGCTCAAGGATCTTGAAGAGTGCTATGTATTTTTTGATGACCTGTGTACGGTTAATGAGATTCAATCGCTGTCGCAGCGGTTGGAGGTTGCGCGCATGCTGCGCAAAGGCTCCACGTACAACCAGATTGAAGCGGAAACCGGAGCGAGCACGGCCACCATCTCCCGCGTCAAGCGCTGCTTGAACTATGGCAACGACGGGTATATTCTTACGTTGGATAGGCTGGGGCGGTAA
- a CDS encoding CbiX/SirB N-terminal domain-containing protein yields MKRFGVLVISHGSRDADWVKLVDEAVSAVKVQPGIPVYASYLELVEGRLIQDGITHLEAKGVSDIIVVPLFVFSGSTHIDEISYALGVIPQPKLETDMTPFSIQARIHFTSPIDDDPVIAEIVYEKIKPLSDDPSREIVLLVGHGSVEKGFHLQWRQGLEKLADRLKTLGGFDEADVAMLLPDQVKRKMLEWERRKPGHAVLVAPLFLSEGYFTRKVIPARMKGYEYRYNGLALLPSPLISGWIQRQIEHGITIAGG; encoded by the coding sequence ATGAAGCGTTTCGGGGTATTGGTCATCAGCCATGGATCGAGGGATGCGGACTGGGTGAAGCTGGTCGATGAGGCTGTTTCCGCAGTCAAAGTGCAGCCGGGGATTCCGGTGTACGCCTCTTATCTGGAGCTGGTGGAAGGCCGGTTGATTCAAGATGGCATCACTCATTTGGAGGCCAAGGGTGTATCCGATATCATCGTTGTTCCGCTCTTCGTATTCTCTGGAAGTACACATATAGATGAGATCAGCTATGCGCTCGGAGTGATTCCGCAGCCGAAGCTGGAGACGGACATGACACCTTTTTCCATCCAGGCACGTATACACTTTACCTCACCCATAGATGATGATCCGGTTATTGCCGAGATTGTCTATGAGAAAATAAAGCCGTTGTCCGACGACCCAAGCCGCGAAATCGTGCTGCTGGTCGGTCATGGCAGCGTGGAAAAAGGCTTTCACCTGCAATGGCGCCAAGGTCTGGAGAAGCTCGCAGATCGGCTAAAAACGTTGGGAGGTTTCGACGAGGCCGATGTGGCAATGCTTTTGCCGGATCAAGTAAAGCGCAAGATGCTAGAGTGGGAGCGAAGGAAGCCTGGACATGCCGTGCTGGTGGCGCCGTTATTTTTGAGTGAAGGCTATTTCACCCGAAAGGTGATTCCTGCCCGGATGAAAGGCTATGAATACCGCTATAACGGGTTGGCGCTGCTGCCGAGCCCTTTGATATCAGGATGGATCCAGAGGCAGATTGAACATGGAATAACAATTGCGGGCGGGTGA
- a CDS encoding DUF916 domain-containing protein, producing the protein MKVLRIICLLSIILFLNAAPLVHADEASSGNILMKPLGDQVVNGYFIVEGNPGDQKQVTVNLSNSSDKASADGVFMLADAPNAVGGGIGAIDPEHNEQKQVGSWFKVNKQNIQMKPGESRDLILDFTIPSGVGPGDHVGAITLYKLEPGNKSEKPLNKNEAAVVVNKAFSQIIAVVVKVPGTISHKLEIKSLEPKMNGSKLFMDLTIVNKGNIIEDTSQGVIQISQGGKLQFEKKAEMKSIYPGNSAVFSFEAPVELINSGKYDTNISWSYGSGSGKQEEHSSIQYDISSKDVKQAQMTELVNQGNKNISKNAIVLNPKDIWRMLAIAGAALIFISIIIWMVKRKKKTRTRSNRRSRSHRSNRPYPNIEG; encoded by the coding sequence TTGAAGGTTTTAAGGATCATTTGCCTATTGTCCATCATCCTTTTCCTAAATGCTGCTCCATTGGTTCATGCTGATGAAGCGTCTTCTGGAAATATTCTAATGAAGCCCCTTGGCGATCAAGTGGTCAACGGTTATTTCATCGTGGAAGGGAACCCTGGAGATCAGAAACAGGTCACAGTAAACTTGAGCAATTCCTCGGATAAAGCTTCTGCAGACGGAGTATTTATGCTTGCTGATGCTCCAAACGCAGTGGGTGGAGGAATAGGGGCTATAGACCCGGAGCACAATGAGCAAAAACAAGTGGGTTCCTGGTTTAAGGTAAATAAGCAAAACATTCAAATGAAACCCGGAGAAAGCCGCGATCTTATACTGGATTTCACAATTCCTTCCGGTGTAGGGCCAGGTGATCACGTAGGAGCCATTACTCTGTACAAACTGGAGCCTGGAAACAAATCAGAAAAACCACTTAATAAGAATGAAGCCGCTGTAGTTGTGAACAAGGCTTTTTCCCAAATCATTGCTGTGGTGGTGAAAGTGCCGGGAACGATTTCTCACAAATTAGAAATTAAATCTCTTGAACCGAAAATGAATGGAAGCAAGCTGTTCATGGATTTAACTATTGTTAATAAGGGGAATATCATCGAGGATACATCCCAAGGCGTCATTCAAATATCCCAGGGTGGTAAATTACAGTTTGAGAAAAAAGCTGAAATGAAATCGATTTATCCCGGGAACTCGGCCGTATTTTCCTTTGAAGCACCAGTTGAGCTTATCAATAGCGGCAAATACGATACAAATATCAGTTGGTCCTATGGATCTGGATCCGGTAAACAGGAGGAGCATAGCTCCATACAGTACGATATCTCTTCAAAAGATGTAAAACAAGCGCAAATGACTGAACTCGTTAACCAAGGAAATAAGAACATCTCGAAAAATGCCATTGTACTCAATCCGAAGGATATTTGGAGAATGCTTGCTATTGCAGGAGCTGCTTTAATCTTTATCTCAATTATTATTTGGATGGTTAAAAGAAAAAAGAAAACTAGAACCCGCAGCAACCGCCGGAGCCGTAGTCATCGCAGCAACCGCCCATATCCTAATATTGAAGGATAA
- a CDS encoding B12-binding domain-containing radical SAM protein, whose translation MKVVVTTLNAKYIHTSLALRYLKAYCGDDFDVEITEYTIKDPAMNIVSDLYQKAPDVLGFSCYIWNIEETIQIIRMIKKIRPGMLILLGGPEVSYDTEYWMQRIPEVDFIVMGEGEETFHHLLKEISTTRKYHFVYGTAYRKGEEIILNPGRGKLNLSDIPTPHRFAEDLPSLANRVVYFETSRGCPFSCQFCLSSIEVGVRYFDMERTKSDLLFLIDSGAKLIKFVDRTFNIKRDYAMEIFEFLINNHRGCIFQFEITADIMRPEVLDYLAEHAPAGVFRFEIGVQSTNDLTNELVQRRQNFSKLSRTVSKIKNSGKIDQHLDLIAGLPQEDYSSFRKTFNDVFELGPEELQLGFLKMLRGTGMRQDAVKYGYVYMDNAPYEILGNDILPFTDLIRIKRVEDVLEKYWNAHRMDHTMDYLIKQEFASAFDFFQEFGDYWEARGWQKIGHQLEDLFTRLKSFLLDRGTSDMDVIEGFMKLDYFLGHKYRPRKIWWEFTLNKSEQAEYMKLLAEQPEHVSGQFSSLSIPERDLHKHVMIEMLPFSLESYLQSGSIEQDHKDLLVIYYHPDAANPAQFFTMPIRQPATT comes from the coding sequence ATGAAGGTTGTTGTTACCACACTGAACGCCAAATATATCCACACCTCTCTCGCCCTGCGTTATTTAAAAGCATATTGCGGCGATGATTTTGATGTGGAAATTACGGAATATACGATTAAAGACCCGGCGATGAATATCGTGTCCGACCTTTATCAAAAGGCGCCCGATGTGCTGGGTTTTTCCTGTTATATCTGGAATATCGAAGAAACGATCCAGATTATTCGCATGATCAAGAAAATCAGGCCGGGGATGCTCATCCTACTCGGCGGTCCCGAGGTCTCTTACGATACTGAATATTGGATGCAGCGTATTCCCGAGGTTGACTTTATCGTGATGGGCGAGGGTGAAGAGACCTTTCACCATCTGCTCAAGGAGATTTCCACTACGCGGAAGTATCATTTTGTTTACGGGACAGCTTATCGCAAGGGAGAAGAGATCATTCTCAATCCAGGCAGAGGCAAGCTGAATCTGAGCGACATTCCAACGCCGCATCGTTTTGCCGAGGATCTTCCGAGCCTCGCGAACCGCGTGGTCTATTTTGAAACCAGCAGAGGCTGCCCATTCTCCTGCCAGTTCTGCTTGTCGAGCATCGAAGTTGGGGTGCGTTATTTTGATATGGAGCGGACCAAGAGCGATCTGCTGTTTCTCATCGATTCAGGTGCGAAGCTGATCAAATTCGTAGACCGGACCTTCAATATCAAGCGCGATTACGCCATGGAAATATTCGAATTCCTCATCAACAATCATCGCGGCTGCATCTTTCAATTCGAGATTACCGCAGATATTATGCGCCCCGAGGTGCTGGATTACTTGGCTGAGCATGCGCCTGCAGGTGTTTTCCGCTTTGAAATCGGGGTACAGTCTACAAACGACCTGACCAATGAGCTGGTTCAGCGCAGGCAAAACTTCTCGAAGCTGTCCCGCACCGTGAGCAAAATCAAAAACAGCGGCAAAATAGACCAGCATCTGGATTTAATCGCAGGTTTGCCGCAGGAAGATTACAGCTCATTTCGCAAAACCTTTAACGACGTTTTCGAACTCGGGCCGGAGGAGCTGCAGCTTGGCTTTCTGAAGATGCTTCGCGGTACGGGAATGCGGCAGGATGCAGTGAAATATGGATATGTGTATATGGACAACGCACCGTATGAGATTCTGGGCAATGACATTCTTCCTTTTACCGATCTGATTCGGATCAAACGTGTGGAGGATGTGCTCGAGAAATACTGGAACGCACATCGAATGGATCACACCATGGACTATTTGATCAAACAAGAATTCGCCTCCGCCTTTGATTTCTTTCAGGAATTCGGCGATTATTGGGAGGCTCGAGGCTGGCAGAAGATCGGACATCAACTGGAGGACCTGTTCACCCGCCTGAAGTCCTTCCTGCTGGATCGCGGCACATCGGATATGGATGTCATCGAGGGCTTCATGAAGCTGGACTACTTCCTGGGGCATAAATACCGACCGCGGAAAATTTGGTGGGAGTTCACCTTGAACAAATCGGAGCAAGCCGAGTACATGAAGCTGCTCGCTGAACAGCCGGAGCATGTGAGCGGCCAATTCAGCAGCCTTTCGATTCCCGAAAGAGATTTGCACAAGCATGTCATGATCGAGATGCTGCCCTTTTCGCTGGAGAGCTACCTGCAAAGCGGCAGTATAGAGCAGGATCATAAAGATCTGCTCGTTATCTATTACCATCCGGATGCGGCAAATCCTGCACAGTTTTTCACGATGCCGATCAGGCAGCCGGCCACGACTTAA